In one window of Leptospira sp. GIMC2001 DNA:
- the secY gene encoding preprotein translocase subunit SecY, producing the protein MLNTIANIFKIPELRSKILFTLFMLLLFRMGTHVSIPGINSLIVSGISSEPGEGFLNMVDLFAGGALLKFSIFALGIMPYISSSIIMQLVMVLIPSLQKLQKEGDEGRKKIQQYTKYGTILLCAVQSLAVIHLAKSWSTGTDAAAAKYPGLINPSVEPYFFFLGLLSITTGTILLVWMGEQITERGIGNGISLLIFAGIIGRMPEAMISMFTTDTSDALSILILLLIFVVLISFTVILTQGVRKVPLQYGKQMVGRRMVQAKSQSIPFKVNGANVMPIIFASSLILFPQTIIQYFSSNFEGWAGWAVVMDFFNPFSQIWYRAGFYYLIYTGLIVFFAYFYTAIQFNPQELADNLKKFGGSIPGIRQGGPTKDYIEKVLNRITLPGAMFLAGLALAPYLIIKFLNLGNNTGGGALVYTFGGTSLLIMVGVALETLKQIEAQLLMRNYEGFMKKSRIKGR; encoded by the coding sequence GGGAATTTCCTCTGAGCCAGGTGAAGGTTTCTTGAATATGGTGGATCTGTTTGCTGGGGGCGCTCTTCTCAAATTTTCTATTTTTGCTCTGGGCATTATGCCTTACATTTCTTCATCTATTATCATGCAGCTTGTTATGGTATTGATTCCATCTTTGCAAAAATTGCAAAAGGAAGGGGATGAAGGAAGAAAGAAGATTCAGCAGTATACTAAATATGGAACTATTTTGCTTTGCGCTGTTCAATCTCTTGCAGTAATCCATCTTGCGAAATCTTGGTCAACGGGAACAGATGCAGCTGCAGCCAAATATCCAGGACTGATCAATCCATCTGTCGAACCGTATTTCTTCTTTCTTGGTTTGTTATCGATTACAACAGGGACAATCCTTCTTGTTTGGATGGGTGAACAGATAACAGAACGTGGAATTGGAAATGGAATCTCTTTACTTATTTTTGCCGGTATCATTGGTCGTATGCCTGAAGCTATGATCTCAATGTTTACGACAGATACATCGGATGCTCTTTCAATATTAATTTTACTTCTTATATTCGTAGTTTTGATATCTTTTACTGTTATTCTTACGCAAGGTGTAAGAAAAGTTCCTCTACAGTATGGTAAACAGATGGTTGGAAGAAGGATGGTTCAAGCTAAGAGTCAATCCATTCCGTTCAAAGTGAACGGCGCAAATGTGATGCCTATTATTTTTGCATCGTCATTGATCCTTTTTCCTCAGACTATTATCCAGTATTTTTCTTCTAACTTTGAAGGATGGGCTGGTTGGGCAGTTGTGATGGATTTTTTCAATCCATTCTCCCAAATCTGGTATAGAGCTGGTTTTTACTATCTTATCTATACTGGGCTTATTGTTTTCTTTGCATATTTCTATACTGCGATTCAATTCAACCCTCAAGAATTAGCAGACAATTTGAAAAAGTTCGGTGGATCGATTCCTGGTATTCGTCAGGGTGGACCAACCAAAGATTATATTGAAAAAGTTTTGAATAGAATTACTTTACCGGGCGCTATGTTTCTTGCAGGTCTTGCACTTGCTCCTTATTTAATTATTAAATTTTTGAATTTAGGCAATAATACTGGTGGTGGAGCTCTGGTTTATACCTTCGGTGGAACATCCCTATTGATCATGGTGGGTGTTGCACTCGAAACTTTGAAACAGATTGAAGCACAATTGTTAATGAGAAATTACGAAGGTTTCATGAAAAAATCTAGGATCAAAGGCAGGTAG